ATCAACAATGATAATCAATCAACAAAAGTCCAATACCTGGGATCTGGAACTCTTGAAGGCTGGAAGGGGAAGCAAATGGGGACAGTGCCACTCCGCCACAGCCCACGGGGGAGAACCGGAGACGGGGAGAGCTGAGAGTCGACCTACATCATCTCTgattgaagccttgaaggagTCGCACTGCGACTGTCGCAGAAGCGCAGTGGATCCTTGGAGGTAGGCCGTGGGCAGGTGGCTcggtggaggaggaggtggcTCAGGCGTGGAGCGGTGGAGGTGGCCGTGGCTCGGCGGACTGCTGGAACTAGCAAATCGAACCTGGAACTCTGGAACTCTGGAAGGCTGGAAGGGGGAAGCAAATGGAGACAGCGCCACAACCCACGGGGGAGAAACCGGAGAAGGGGAGAGCTGAGAATCGACCTACAAGcagaagtatatatatatattttttttattgggctATACCCATACTTGATCGATTTTGGGCCAAATTTTCCCTTGGGCTGTAGCCCAAGTAGCCCTTGTCTTGGCTACGCCCCTGGTCCCAGCTCCGCTCGGAGGTTCTCTCCCGCCACTTCGACCTCCTCTCTTAGCTCTCCTCCCTCGGGCACGCTGACCACGCCCGATCCATCAACACTTCACTCTCCCAACTCTCTTCTACTCCATTAATGCCCTTACTCTCTAGCTCTCCAACCTCCACGCCACCTCTGAGCTCTTCCACAACACCCTCCGCCTCTCCAAGAAGCTCCACGACCTCGCCATTAACCCCAAAAAGATAGAGCAACAACGCCAATCAATAATCACAACCAGCCATTCAATTCATAGTTCGAGTTGAGGAGGTCATTGCCGTTGGAAGAATAGATGGGTCTGGGTCTTTTCCGGTCTGACTTGGAGCTAATGAGGAAGCTGTTGATGACTGACCCGAGTAGGTGCGGTGGAGCTGGATCTGGGATTGGCTGCAGGTGCGGATGCCTAAAGGTCGCTAGGAAGCTCGATTTGTTTCCATGGCcgcttcagagagagagagagagagagaaagagaaagagagagagaatatagagaaaaaaaattagaaatgtctattttgccctCCTTGTGGGGTCTAAAGTCTGAAAAGCGGGCCCCtatgtcggctccaactcagtACATGACGTCATGTTTcgagccaaattcaaattttggacttaggtgatgtcatttgagagtatagggaccaAAGCGGTTAATTCTCAAAGAGAGGGACCAAACTGATTTTAACCCCAAAGTTCAGGGCTGTAAACTAAatttaatcctatatatatatatatatatatatatatatatatatatattttctgattGTTCATCAGAGATCATATATGTACGTGGCTTGCTAGTGATGTTGCAACAACAATGGTCATCGcctcctttttctctttttgtcttTTAGAAGAGGAGTATAAGAGGAAAGAATGTTGGACAAACAAATTTTAAGGGTGTGTTTTAAGTAGTTAGGGTTGTGTATATAATATTTTTCTATAGTGTATTAAGTAGaatgttttaaaaaaaataaattaaatagatgattaggcgatattagttccttTGCGATAGCCGATTTGGGGTGACTAGCACCCACCCACAATCTCGAAAGAAAGGGGGTCATCGCAACCGGGAACCCACTGCCCATCCCTCTATTTTATGTTATTAAAACGggctaaatactatttactACATTGTGGTTTGTGTCCAAAATAAATTCAATCCCtggacttttaatttcatcaaaaaacaCCCTCAAACTATCATTTCTCATCTGATAGATCACTCCATCATGATTTCGTCATATAGACCCGTTAAGCAGCTGACGTGGGCATGCCAGCTAAGTACAAGTGGGGCCTACATAAAAGGCAACAatttcaaaaatccaaaacaaaatttcaaaaaaataacaaattcatttctgtctctcactctctcttctcaatttctctctcatcttcctcttcaatATCTTCCTACTTCATCTTCATCTGCAAGAGTCTGCAACGCACAAAATCTACAATTTCCATTGAATCCATGGAACCAGCTGAAACAATGATTCAGCATGAAAACAATAAAACAGAGATAGATCCCAAAGTGATTTGATGATTCGATGAAAGTATTAATTGATGATTCAACATGAAagcaataaaataattaaagtaTTAATCTATGATAAGATGCCAATCCATTGGTAACTCGATATCTTTATACTCATCGATGAGTTTTTGGGGGGTTTTTTGGATTCATTGGTATGTTTTCAcatttgggatttttttttctttcccatcAGATCTGTTCTCATGGTCCAGACGCCGCCGCCGGTGATGAGGGTTTTCGAAGACGAAAATGGCTTGTCATCTCCGAACGGCAGGGTGTCGAGCCTGAGAGAGAAATCGGAGCTAGAGAGGCGACAAGAACAAGGCGGGAGGACTTCGTGCTCTCTTGTTACGACTCTATCTTTATACATGGGCCATCATTGTTGTTTGGCCCTATTTGGGCTTTTCCTTACATGAGTCCATTACCTCTGGAGGCTTTCTTTGCTTAAATAGCTGATAGGAATTGTATGGAGTTATCAAAGAAATATATCAGTTTTATTTGCTTAGCTTTTCCTcttgtttttcctttccttccttTTGCACCGATGTCGTTTCACAGTTACGATCTCAGAGATCGTatcaactggtatcagagcccgcaCCTGGGCCTGTTTCCCGTGAGTCCGGCGGTATGCGGCAGTGTGATATCCGGTGGGTGTTAAGACGCTCATTCTCATCACCCTCATGGTAGCCCTTGCTACCCACCACCTCCTTCACAATTTCCATCTCAACCAAGctacccaccaccaccaccaccttccCACACAATCATCAATGGTTATGTTTTTCCTCACCAATTTCCACACCTTTCTGCAAATCATGCTCAATCGAGCACCGTTGCAGCTTTGCCACACAATTACCCATGTTCTCCGAACCAATGTTACACAAGTACTGGGCTGCTCAACACCACACACCAATCACCTCTAATTCCAATTCACCCTCATCCAAGTGAAATCTATTACCCTTACCCACCTACCCAGCCTCATTTCATCCCCACAAAGCAGTCTATCCCTCCACTGCTCTGAGTTCCTCTTGTAGAACACTTGGAAGATCCCCAATTTTCAACTCCAACCGTGGCTAATGAAGATCTTTCTTCAATTACTCTCGAACTTGAGACGGGTCACATGGTAGAAACCAACATTTCTACTAAGCTAGCGGGTTTGGGGGGTGACGACGGGGTGAATTCTCAAATTCATGGTGTGAATCCAGAACCAGTGGCCCAACCGTCTTGGTTGTTCAAGCAGACCGAACCACGGAGATTCACGTTACATGATGGCAATAGAAATGCAGGCATTTGCTACAACAGTAGCTTGGGCTCCCAAGAGAACGCCAGTGATGGAACCTCCATTCACCAAGCTAAACCATGGTCTATCAATGACGTTGAAGTGAATGATGCAAGGTTCGAATACCATGCTCTCTACCTGTTTGATACAATGCCTAGGCCAGATTTGTACTCATGGAATGCTATATTGGGTTGTTACTGTAAAGCTGAAGGGTTAATGGATGCTGGAGAATTGTTTCTAAAAATGCCTGAGAGGAACATTTTCTCGTGGAAAACTCTGACTACTTCTTTGGTCCGAAATGGTTAGGAGGAAAAGGCGTTGAGTGTTTATGATGCCATGATTTGGTTACAGAGCATATCCAAGCTTCAAGCAGCTTTGGTTACGGCCGAGGATAATCTTTCTACACTTCCATCTGAGCCACCCTATTGTGAGTTTGAATATGTATTACAAGGATTGGGTTTTGAGCGAGGTTGGGGAGACACTACAGCAAAGGTATTGGAGTTGATACATCTTCTCCGAGATATCGTAAAGGCTTCTGATCCTACTACCTTGAAGACATTTCTAGGGAAAGTACCAATGGTTTTTAATGATGTCATTTTGTCTCCACATGGATACTTTGGGCAAGAGAATGTCTTAGGCTTACCAGACACCGATGGGCAGGTTGTCTATATACTGGACCAAGTGTGTGCCCTCGAGAATGAAAGGCGCCAAAAAGTCACTGAAACTACATGCAACCAGCGGCTAGAAAGAGTCACTGGAACAGAGCACAGCCATATTCTGCGAGTTCCTTTCAGATCAGAGAATGGAATTCTTCGTAAATGGATATCAAGGTTTGATGTATGGTCTTATTTGGAGACCTTTGCTGAGGATGTTGCAGGTGAAACTACTGCTAAGTTACAGGGACATCCAGATTTTATTATTGGAAATTACAGTTATGGAAATCTTGTTGCATCTTTGTTGGCTTATAAAATGGGGGTTACACAGTGCACCATCGCGCATGCTTTGGAGAAAACAAAATATCCGGATTCAGATATCTACTAGAAAAAAATACGATGAGATTGAAAAGATGCATGCTCTCATTAAGGAGTACAACTTGAAAGGTCAATTTCGATGGATATCTTCCCACACTAACCGAGCACGTAATGGTGAGCTATATCGTTACATTGCAGATACTGGAGGTGCTTTTGTTCAGCCTGCACTCACAGTTGTGGAGGTCATGACTTGTGGCCTTTCGACATTTGCCACAATCCACGGTGGTCCTGCAGAGATCATTGAGCACGGTATATTCGGATATCATATCGACCCTTATCACTCTGAACAGATGGCTGCAATTGTGGCTGATTTCTTTCAATGTAGTAAGGAGGATCCTAGCTACTGGAAGAAAATTACAGATGGGGGCCTGAAAAGAATTCCTAAAGACTTTGATGTGATCACTACATCTAATCTTAAGCAGATCAAGAGGCAGTTCCATAGTGCACAAATTGTCAGACAACGATTTGCTACATGTATGGTGCATATTAAAGGTTCTGTCATAGAGGTATCCAGTTTTGAAACGGTGGTAAAAGTGAAACACTCTGATAAAGAAGTTACTTTCTCTCAAATGCCAAAGGGTTGTGATAAGAAAGATTTCATCCGCTGGAGAAACAGCATGCATCGAGATTTCATAATTAACAATTTGTTCTTTGATCCTTTATCAAATAAAATCTTTGATTATGCAAATGGGATGGCAGATTTGAGATCCTTAAAGGTACGGTTGTTAGGCTCCGCCAAGTTGTCATTTAAAGAGGATTGCGCACGAATTTTACGTGGCTTAAGAATTGTTGCTTGTCTGAGTTTGTCAATTCCAAAAGAAACCGAGACAACTATATCTATGTTTTCTTCATCCATTTTGACATTGGCAACGAGTAGAATTATGATGGAAATGAACTATATGCTTTCTTATGGAGCTGCTGAGCCATCTCTCTGTCTGCTTTGGAGATTCAATCTACTCAGAGTTCTACTTCCAATTCATGTAGCATACTTGGATGAACAGAGTATTAGGAAGTTTCCTCATAATTCCACGATGTTGATGAAACTATTCTTTAATTTGGATAAAGTTGTCACAGTTGATCGACCTTCTGACTGTAGTTTATGGGTAGCTCTCCTAGCTTTTCACATGGCACTGGTCAGTCACCCTCAAGACGCTCCTGTGGTGTTCACCTTTGCTTTTATCCTGTATCATGGGGGATGCAAAAAGGGTCTTAAATTTGCTAGAGACAATGCTCAAGTGATTGTTGACTATCTACCTGAGATCTCAAGTTCATATCTTCGAAGAATACAAATTCGGGGCTTTGAGCTTGATGAGGTCACATATATTAATTTGCTTATAGCATGTGTCAAGTCTGGTGATATAAAAAGTGGCCATCAAATGTCCGATAACATCTCATGCCCAAATGTGATTTCAGTGAATGCCTTTATCTCTGTCTATTCCCAGAAGCAAGACCACATGGAGGTAATCAAGATTCTCAGGGAAATACAGTTTCGGGGTGTGCAACTTGATCAAACTACATTGGCAATTGCCTTCGGCTCAAGTGCATCAATGGGGATATTTGCATGGAGGACCATTCCACTTTCCACCTTTATGATTCTTGGTGCATTGCTGATATCAGTCTCACATGCAATGATACGTCTTTATGTGCATAAAATTCTTGTTGTGATTCTACCTTTATGGATTGATGAAGACTATTATGCACGTGTTGAGGGGAGAGAAATTATCTCCAATCTTAGTAAAGCAACTGCCTCAAAATTTTTATTAAATTGGTTGGTCTAGCCCGAGCATGAATACCGCAAATGGTCTGCTACAATTTCTCTTGGATTAATCTCAAATTGCCTACATGTTACTGATCATAAGTGGGAGTTTGAGAATATAACAAGACTTGTTGAGGTGATGTGTAGTAGCAAAAGCACCCTAGACAAGATGTCAGAAAGGGACCTGCTCGGTGACGTAATTAAGGAATCATTATGCATGATAAGAGAGATCACTCATGTGGTTCCTGATATTTTGGAAAGTTCCTCTGCTTATTTCCCACCTATCAGACATGATATAACTACCAGTATAACTGTTGAGTTGTCAAAAGAGAACTGCAATAACTCTCTCGAAGATCTCTGGGGTTTGGCTGGACTAGTTCTTGGTTTGTCGAGTCCTGTTGGTGCAATGTATAGAGTTGGAGGGCCTGATGCTATTTTCAAGATACAAGATGTTATGGTATCATGGGTTCTGCATAAGAATATACCGGTTCAAggctcatttcatcatcttctgcaaTGGGGTAGCACATTGTTCATTTTCTACCTTGATTTTTTCTCTCCTGTCTCCATTTATGGTTGCTTCTTTTACAAGTTGGGGTCTGCTTTTGACAATATGATGGGCTGTCCAGCTAGTCAGCATCCTTGATTATGCTCTTGGAACTTCACTCCATGCATTTGGCAGGTATTGGGATAAAATCTTCTTGTGGTTGGCAATATCTACAGTTCTGGATCCTTAGATGTCAAAGATAATTTTTGGTGACGTAGATGATGAAGCAGGGACAAGTTTTGGAAGACAAATCAGGCTTGAGGTCAAGCTCTCAAGCCTGTTCTTTGAGCGGGTGGAAATGTTACGACTCTATCTTTGTACATGGGCCATCATTGTTGTTTGGGTCTATTTGGGCTTTTCCTTACATGA
Above is a genomic segment from Rosa chinensis cultivar Old Blush chromosome 3, RchiOBHm-V2, whole genome shotgun sequence containing:
- the LOC112194125 gene encoding sucrose synthase 2; the protein is MIWLQSISKLQAALVTAEDNLSTLPSEPPYCEFEYVLQGLGFERGWGDTTAKVLELIHLLRDIVKASDPTTLKTFLGKVPMVFNDVILSPHGYFGQENVLGLPDTDGQVVYILDQVCALENERRQKVTETTCNQRLERVTGTEHSHILRVPFRSENGILRKWISRFDVWSYLETFAEDVAGETTAKLQGHPDFIIGNYSYGNLVASLLAYKMGVTQCTIAHALEKTKYPDSDIY